One segment of Streptomyces sp. YIM 121038 DNA contains the following:
- the pqqE gene encoding pyrroloquinoline quinone biosynthesis protein PqqE has protein sequence MTAAAPQSAPAPQPAPGPPSAPEPRPDSVPPSPPPPEPPWALLAELTHGCPLRCSYCSNPTKLVGRSAELSGAEWADVFRQAADLGVVQTHLSGGEPLLRRDLPGIVAAADGAGIHTQLVTSGVGLHEARLAALVAAGLRSVQLSVQHTDPRAAQRIAGARASAAKERAARVVRDAGLPLGLNVVLHRANLDALDALVELGLAWGAERVELANTQFYGWALRNRDALLPHPEQVARARRTVERWRADLAGRMELVWVAPDYVDATAKPCMGGWGAVSLTVAPDGTVLPCPAAAELLGAAAPSVRERRLDWIWRSSPAFTRYRGEAWMPEPCRSCELRTVDFGGCRCQAYALTGDAARTDPACRRSPDHGIVRALVDAARGPARAAGGYAYREGGS, from the coding sequence GTGACGGCCGCCGCACCACAGTCCGCCCCGGCGCCACAGCCCGCCCCCGGGCCGCCCTCCGCGCCCGAGCCGCGCCCGGACTCCGTACCGCCTTCGCCCCCGCCCCCGGAGCCCCCCTGGGCCCTGCTCGCCGAGCTCACGCACGGCTGTCCGCTGCGCTGCTCCTACTGCTCCAACCCGACCAAACTGGTTGGTCGGTCAGCGGAGCTGTCCGGTGCCGAGTGGGCCGACGTCTTCCGTCAGGCCGCTGACCTGGGCGTCGTCCAGACCCATCTGTCCGGCGGCGAGCCGCTGTTGCGCCGCGATCTGCCGGGCATCGTGGCCGCCGCCGACGGCGCGGGGATCCACACCCAGCTCGTCACGAGCGGCGTCGGTCTGCACGAGGCCCGGCTCGCCGCCCTCGTGGCCGCGGGCCTGCGCAGCGTGCAGCTGTCCGTGCAGCACACCGACCCGCGCGCCGCCCAGCGCATCGCCGGGGCCCGGGCGTCCGCCGCCAAGGAGCGGGCGGCCCGCGTCGTCCGCGACGCCGGACTGCCGCTCGGCCTGAACGTGGTCCTGCACCGCGCCAACCTGGACGCGCTCGACGCCCTCGTCGAACTCGGCCTGGCCTGGGGCGCGGAGCGCGTCGAGCTCGCCAACACCCAGTTCTACGGCTGGGCCCTGCGCAACCGCGACGCGCTCCTGCCCCACCCCGAGCAGGTGGCCCGCGCCCGCCGCACCGTCGAGCGGTGGCGGGCCGACCTCGCCGGGCGCATGGAACTGGTGTGGGTGGCCCCCGACTACGTCGACGCGACCGCCAAGCCCTGCATGGGCGGCTGGGGCGCGGTGTCCCTGACCGTCGCGCCCGACGGCACGGTCCTGCCCTGCCCGGCCGCCGCCGAGCTGCTCGGCGCGGCCGCCCCCAGCGTGCGGGAGCGGCGGCTCGACTGGATCTGGCGGTCCTCGCCCGCCTTCACGCGTTACCGGGGCGAGGCCTGGATGCCCGAGCCCTGCCGCTCCTGCGAGCTGCGGACCGTCGACTTCGGCGGCTGCCGCTGCCAGGCGTACGCCCTGACGGGAGACGCCGCCCGCACGGACCCCGCCTGCCGGCGCTCGCCCGACCACGGAATCGTGCGGGCCCTCGTCGACGCCGCGCGCGGGCCCGCGCGGGCCGCGGGCGGCTACGCCTACCGCGAAGGAGGATCATGA
- a CDS encoding tetratricopeptide repeat protein, giving the protein MTLDRLRATLEALGPPVTPLELAEMLWLARTLPAAPESPESTDGPRPRPGGPRLSPDAPAAGGADGRAPGPRPGPEHPEGAPAAGDGPEAAAAEPGGRPLHLPRGPAGPGTDADDVLVPAPQALRHELALQRALRPLKRRVPDARHRVLDEDATAARAAEDATAARAAGRAGRRPWVPVLVPADCRPLRLALVVDTGSAMAVWRPLAGELRAALQRTGAFRDVRLWYVADLGTRVGLRPAPGRPAVPPAAAVDPTGRQLTLVLSDCSGPHWWAGRAGQALYAWARRGPTAVLQPLPERLWRRTAAPTVPGRATAARAHAPNTALRFTPHHGRARRPAGALPVPVLELAPEWLADWAALVAAVGDRPRDTAVTYAAAAPPVLAEPLAEEGDLPIAERVLRFQLAASRTAADLAAHVALSVPALPVMRLIQQRVTPGSRPSDLAEVLLSGLLEPVDLERGRYDFAPGARAALIETLPRPESLAVTDLLTRLGEEIESRAGSAARSFRAVVPVADGRGTRHLGAAEQPFALVSEEALEVLRGAAIRVAQRPAAPAPVMSVRTTSLEIYDEEVTEWFLASGGVSAPPGLTNLPPAKPFVGRAAALQRLDDDLLAPRPWTDGPHAVVVSGIGGSGKSALAEWWGASDAVRAALNPVWWLRASSPAEGLAELARALRPASSDVTREEASEWAVGWLAAHHDWLLILDDAENPADVRALLERLGTGGRVLVTSRRADGWEGVGPVLELTGMEPAEAVELLRAHLGADVLEGDARSVAEAVGRLPLALAVAVQYMVREGVSPAEYLVFLERTRAGRSEDRPDVAGTVRAVLRVVDETTARRVMSVLAWLAPEPVPLSVLSGIGGTAALNHAAETLAWLGLIDRDGDTLRIHPLVHEVLNEPDEDGSWSSPAALRAARSDATACLDGALPGDAEDPATWPRWQALLPHIDHLAESVAPEDDDVDFAHVLEAAAEFVIGQGRAERAVALLERAEAGRERGPGIGSPESLRTTRLLVNALRRAGRLPEALRRCETARWLPVPNDPGALLDVLLLRVELASLKNEVGETGAAKEQFAKLRTSAFRALDREASPHLVLPCAAIADLALSLGDPHGAVRLYETTLAAARRELGEDHPDTLAVRGRLAAALYATGERGRGSREGTRVLVDLTRVFGADHPRVISALSDVAHALEGAEETLPDAVNAYREALRRSRTARGETHPETQRLWSHLVDVEARAGNPESAVEAAKEWRSVVVEALGPRHPATLRASACLAHVYGANGAWSLAIPLYERTLDLQREVLGEDAPETWESYDRLAALFAQVGDVDRALPLYERALRVRRETLGDEHEETLAALDRTAIALLGAGRHDKALALLDRALALRHRALGDGHPDVLRTYGYLGYAHLEAGDPARAVATYRAALHGCAEQFGAADPRTVAMTRNLVDAQLSGGDRAGAGEVLEHAVAALAPALGADHRDVLALKDELARLRPRGRGGADGP; this is encoded by the coding sequence ATGACGCTTGACCGGCTGCGCGCCACGCTGGAGGCCCTCGGCCCGCCGGTCACGCCCCTCGAACTCGCGGAGATGCTGTGGCTCGCCCGCACGCTGCCCGCGGCACCCGAGAGCCCCGAGAGCACGGACGGCCCCCGGCCGCGTCCGGGCGGGCCCCGCCTGTCGCCGGACGCGCCCGCGGCGGGCGGCGCGGACGGGCGGGCGCCCGGGCCGCGCCCTGGGCCGGAGCACCCCGAGGGGGCGCCCGCGGCCGGGGACGGCCCGGAGGCGGCGGCCGCGGAGCCCGGCGGGAGGCCCCTGCACCTGCCGCGCGGCCCCGCGGGGCCCGGCACGGACGCCGACGACGTGCTCGTGCCCGCCCCGCAGGCGCTGCGCCACGAACTCGCCCTCCAGCGCGCCCTGCGCCCCCTCAAGCGGCGCGTGCCCGACGCCCGCCACCGCGTCCTGGACGAGGACGCCACCGCCGCCCGCGCGGCCGAGGACGCCACCGCGGCCCGCGCCGCCGGGCGCGCCGGGCGCCGCCCCTGGGTGCCCGTCCTGGTGCCCGCCGACTGCCGCCCGCTGCGCCTGGCCCTCGTCGTCGACACCGGCTCCGCGATGGCCGTGTGGCGGCCGCTGGCCGGGGAGTTGCGGGCCGCGCTCCAGCGCACGGGCGCCTTCCGCGACGTCCGCCTCTGGTACGTCGCCGACCTCGGCACCCGCGTCGGCCTGCGGCCCGCGCCCGGCCGCCCGGCCGTGCCCCCCGCCGCCGCGGTCGACCCCACGGGCCGTCAGCTCACCCTGGTCCTCAGCGACTGCTCCGGCCCCCACTGGTGGGCCGGGCGCGCCGGACAGGCCCTGTACGCCTGGGCGCGGCGCGGGCCCACAGCCGTCCTCCAGCCGCTGCCCGAACGCCTCTGGCGGCGCACCGCCGCGCCCACCGTGCCCGGCAGGGCGACCGCCGCGCGGGCCCACGCCCCGAACACCGCGCTCCGCTTCACCCCGCACCACGGCCGCGCCCGCCGCCCCGCCGGGGCCCTGCCCGTGCCCGTGCTCGAACTCGCGCCGGAGTGGCTCGCCGACTGGGCCGCCCTGGTCGCGGCGGTGGGCGACCGTCCCCGCGACACCGCCGTCACCTACGCGGCCGCCGCCCCGCCCGTCCTCGCCGAGCCCCTCGCGGAGGAGGGCGACCTGCCGATCGCCGAGCGCGTCCTGCGCTTCCAGCTCGCCGCGTCCCGCACGGCCGCCGACCTCGCCGCGCACGTGGCCCTCTCGGTGCCCGCGCTCCCCGTGATGCGCCTCATCCAGCAGCGCGTCACCCCCGGCTCCCGGCCGAGCGACCTCGCCGAGGTCCTGCTCAGCGGCCTCCTGGAACCCGTCGACCTGGAGCGCGGCCGCTACGACTTCGCCCCCGGCGCCCGCGCCGCCCTCATCGAGACCCTGCCGCGCCCCGAGTCCCTGGCCGTCACCGACCTCCTCACCCGCCTCGGCGAGGAGATCGAGTCCCGCGCGGGCTCGGCCGCCCGCTCCTTCCGCGCGGTGGTCCCCGTGGCGGACGGCCGGGGCACCCGTCACCTGGGCGCGGCGGAGCAGCCGTTCGCGCTGGTCAGCGAGGAGGCGCTGGAGGTGCTCCGGGGGGCGGCGATCCGGGTGGCCCAGCGGCCGGCGGCCCCTGCCCCGGTCATGAGCGTGCGCACCACGTCGCTGGAGATATACGACGAGGAAGTGACCGAGTGGTTCCTCGCGTCCGGCGGGGTGTCGGCTCCGCCGGGCCTGACCAATCTTCCTCCCGCGAAGCCGTTCGTGGGCCGGGCCGCGGCCCTCCAGCGCCTGGACGACGACCTGTTGGCTCCACGCCCGTGGACGGACGGCCCGCACGCGGTGGTCGTGTCGGGAATCGGAGGATCGGGCAAGTCGGCGCTGGCCGAGTGGTGGGGAGCGAGCGACGCCGTCCGCGCGGCACTGAACCCGGTGTGGTGGCTGCGCGCGTCCTCCCCGGCCGAGGGGCTCGCGGAGCTGGCCCGCGCCCTGCGGCCCGCGTCCTCGGACGTGACGCGGGAGGAGGCGAGCGAGTGGGCCGTCGGCTGGCTGGCCGCACACCACGACTGGCTGCTGATCCTCGACGACGCGGAGAACCCGGCCGACGTCCGTGCCCTGCTGGAGCGCCTGGGCACGGGCGGCCGGGTCCTGGTCACCAGCAGACGGGCCGACGGCTGGGAAGGCGTGGGGCCTGTTCTGGAGCTGACGGGCATGGAGCCCGCTGAGGCCGTCGAGCTGCTCCGCGCCCACCTGGGGGCGGACGTCCTGGAGGGCGACGCGCGGAGTGTCGCCGAGGCGGTCGGCCGCCTCCCGCTCGCCCTGGCGGTGGCCGTCCAGTACATGGTGAGGGAAGGAGTGTCCCCCGCCGAGTACCTGGTGTTCCTGGAGCGCACCCGGGCCGGGCGGAGCGAGGACCGCCCCGACGTCGCAGGTACCGTCCGCGCGGTCCTGCGTGTCGTGGACGAGACGACGGCACGCCGCGTCATGAGCGTCCTCGCCTGGCTGGCCCCCGAGCCGGTCCCGCTGAGCGTGCTGTCCGGCATCGGCGGTACCGCCGCGCTGAACCATGCCGCCGAAACATTGGCGTGGCTCGGCCTCATCGACCGTGACGGCGACACGCTGCGCATCCACCCGCTGGTGCACGAGGTCCTCAACGAGCCGGACGAGGACGGCTCGTGGAGCAGCCCCGCGGCCCTGCGGGCGGCACGGTCCGATGCCACGGCCTGTCTCGACGGCGCGCTGCCGGGCGACGCCGAGGATCCCGCGACCTGGCCGCGCTGGCAGGCCCTGCTGCCGCACATCGACCACCTGGCGGAGTCGGTCGCGCCCGAGGACGACGACGTGGACTTCGCGCACGTCCTGGAGGCGGCGGCGGAGTTCGTCATCGGGCAGGGCCGGGCGGAGCGTGCCGTCGCCCTGCTGGAGCGCGCGGAGGCGGGCAGGGAGCGCGGCCCAGGGATCGGTTCGCCGGAGAGCCTGCGGACGACACGGCTGCTGGTGAACGCGCTGCGGCGGGCGGGCCGCCTGCCGGAAGCGCTGCGGCGGTGCGAGACCGCGCGCTGGCTGCCCGTCCCGAACGACCCCGGAGCCCTCCTGGACGTCCTCCTGCTGCGGGTCGAACTCGCCTCGCTCAAGAACGAGGTGGGAGAGACGGGCGCGGCGAAGGAGCAGTTCGCGAAGTTGCGCACGTCGGCGTTCCGCGCCCTCGACAGGGAGGCGTCCCCCCACCTGGTCCTGCCCTGTGCGGCCATCGCGGACCTGGCGCTGAGCCTGGGGGACCCGCACGGGGCGGTGCGGCTGTACGAGACGACCCTGGCCGCCGCGCGCCGGGAGCTGGGGGAGGACCACCCGGACACCCTCGCCGTCCGGGGCCGCCTCGCCGCCGCCCTGTACGCGACGGGGGAGCGGGGCCGAGGATCCCGCGAGGGCACGCGCGTGCTCGTCGACCTCACCCGTGTCTTCGGTGCGGACCACCCCCGGGTGATCAGCGCCCTCAGCGACGTCGCCCACGCCCTGGAGGGTGCGGAGGAGACGCTGCCCGACGCCGTCAACGCGTACCGCGAGGCCCTGCGGCGCAGCCGGACGGCGCGCGGCGAGACGCACCCGGAGACCCAGCGCCTGTGGAGCCACCTGGTCGACGTCGAGGCGCGGGCGGGGAACCCGGAGAGCGCGGTCGAGGCGGCGAAGGAGTGGCGGTCCGTGGTGGTCGAGGCGCTCGGCCCCCGGCACCCCGCCACCCTGCGCGCGTCCGCGTGCCTGGCCCACGTGTACGGGGCGAACGGCGCGTGGAGCCTGGCCATTCCGCTGTACGAGCGCACGCTGGACCTCCAGCGCGAGGTGCTCGGCGAGGACGCCCCGGAGACCTGGGAGTCCTACGACCGCCTCGCCGCGCTCTTCGCGCAGGTGGGCGACGTGGACCGGGCGCTGCCTCTGTACGAACGGGCGCTGCGTGTACGGCGGGAGACCCTGGGGGACGAGCACGAGGAGACCCTGGCCGCGCTCGACCGCACGGCCATCGCGCTGCTCGGCGCCGGACGCCACGACAAGGCCCTCGCGCTGCTCGACCGGGCGCTGGCCCTGCGCCACCGGGCGCTCGGTGACGGGCACCCCGACGTGCTCAGGACGTACGGCTATCTGGGATACGCGCACCTGGAGGCGGGGGACCCCGCGCGGGCCGTCGCGACGTACCGCGCCGCGCTGCACGGCTGCGCCGAGCAGTTCGGGGCGGCGGACCCCCGCACCGTGGCGATGACCAGGAACCTCGTCGACGCGCAGCTCTCCGGAGGCGATCGCGCCGGGGCCGGCGAGGTCCTGGAACACGCGGTGGCCGCCCTCGCGCCCGCGCTCGGCGCGGACCACCGCGACGTCCTCGCCCTCAAGGACGAACTGGCCCGTCTGCGCCCCCGGGGGAGAGGGGGCGCGGACGGGCCGTGA
- a CDS encoding Tat pathway signal sequence domain protein, with amino-acid sequence MTPSRRALLGAALGAGAGAAATAAGAPPAGAAGAAAWQLRWAPSAREVGTRAFETLEDDRADSHPEAAPHISAEGDTFRFAIHTVDRDTSTDRQRQEVTGCRTGDTYLKWRRGETWRVTYRMFLPSSLRATTTFTHIMQMKQPGTGSAPLVVQSLRRSGGDQTVELKVFGQDVLVGRTDLEPLHDRWTDVDFRITIGDGSAGSVRWILTSGGTTVIDREASGVDTFLADRVRPKWGIYRSLGDTSGAIRDTYLLLSDLRAYQLV; translated from the coding sequence ATGACCCCGTCACGAAGGGCCTTACTGGGCGCGGCACTCGGCGCCGGCGCGGGCGCCGCCGCCACGGCCGCCGGAGCGCCGCCCGCCGGGGCGGCGGGCGCCGCCGCATGGCAGCTGCGCTGGGCGCCGTCCGCCCGCGAGGTCGGGACCCGCGCCTTCGAGACCCTGGAGGACGACCGCGCCGACTCGCACCCCGAGGCCGCGCCGCACATCTCCGCCGAGGGCGACACCTTCCGCTTCGCCATCCACACCGTCGACCGCGACACCAGCACCGACCGCCAGCGCCAGGAGGTCACCGGCTGCCGCACCGGCGACACGTATCTGAAGTGGCGGCGGGGCGAGACCTGGCGGGTCACCTACCGCATGTTCCTGCCGAGTTCGCTGCGGGCGACCACGACGTTCACGCACATCATGCAGATGAAGCAGCCCGGCACGGGCAGCGCGCCGCTCGTCGTGCAGTCGCTGCGCCGCTCCGGCGGCGACCAGACCGTCGAGCTGAAGGTCTTCGGGCAGGACGTCCTCGTCGGCCGCACGGATCTGGAACCGCTGCACGACCGGTGGACCGACGTCGACTTCCGGATCACGATCGGCGACGGTTCGGCGGGCTCCGTGCGCTGGATCCTCACGAGCGGCGGTACGACGGTCATCGACCGGGAGGCGTCCGGCGTGGACACCTTCCTCGCCGACCGGGTGCGGCCCAAGTGGGGCATCTACCGCTCCCTCGGCGACACCTCCGGCGCGATCCGGGACACCTATCTGCTCCTGTCCGACCTGCGCGCCTACCAGCTCGTCTGA
- a CDS encoding MBL fold metallo-hydrolase yields the protein MLLQVLGTAAGGGLPQWNCACPGCSGARAHPERRRRHASLAVRASPGRWYLVNATPDIGEQIEGCPDLLPDPAADVRRSPLAGVLLTDAELDHTLGIARLREARDGVAVCATAPVRYAVRERLGLDAVLGPYTTVRWRELTAAAVPLEEGAEVAVSAVPVSAKRPRYAAGATGPGAEGDAWSVALLLRDTGTGATALYAPAVAAWTDAFEEAARAADLVLVDGTFWDDEEPLRAGFSRTTATGMGHLPITGPGGTAHRLARLPGRCLYTHLNNTNPLGDPGAEQHKQLAERGLDVAAERMVIEL from the coding sequence GTGCTGCTCCAGGTGCTCGGCACCGCGGCGGGCGGCGGGCTGCCCCAGTGGAACTGCGCGTGCCCCGGCTGTTCCGGGGCACGCGCCCACCCCGAGCGCCGCCGCCGCCACGCGTCGCTCGCCGTCCGCGCCAGCCCGGGCCGCTGGTACCTCGTCAACGCCACCCCCGACATCGGCGAGCAGATCGAGGGGTGCCCCGATCTGCTGCCCGACCCCGCGGCCGACGTCCGCCGCTCCCCGCTCGCCGGAGTCCTGCTCACCGACGCGGAGCTCGACCACACCCTCGGCATCGCCCGGCTGCGGGAGGCCCGCGATGGCGTGGCCGTGTGCGCCACCGCGCCGGTGCGGTACGCCGTCCGCGAGCGGCTCGGCCTCGACGCCGTGCTCGGCCCCTACACCACCGTCCGCTGGCGCGAGCTGACCGCCGCGGCCGTGCCCCTGGAGGAGGGGGCCGAGGTCGCCGTGAGCGCGGTGCCCGTTTCGGCCAAGCGCCCGCGCTACGCGGCCGGCGCCACCGGGCCCGGGGCCGAGGGGGACGCCTGGTCCGTCGCCCTGCTCCTGCGGGACACCGGGACCGGCGCCACCGCCCTGTACGCACCGGCCGTCGCCGCCTGGACCGACGCCTTCGAGGAGGCCGCCCGCGCGGCGGACCTCGTCCTCGTCGACGGCACCTTCTGGGACGACGAGGAGCCGCTGCGGGCCGGGTTCTCCCGCACCACCGCCACCGGGATGGGCCATCTGCCGATCACCGGTCCGGGTGGCACCGCGCACCGGCTCGCACGCCTGCCGGGCCGCTGTCTGTACACGCATCTGAACAATACGAACCCCCTCGGGGACCCCGGCGCCGAGCAGCACAAGCAGCTCGCGGAGCGGGGACTCGACGTCGCGGCGGAGCGGATGGTGATCGAGCTGTGA
- the pqqD gene encoding pyrroloquinoline quinone biosynthesis peptide chaperone PqqD produces the protein MTDLVRLDWRPVLARSVLLRHDRVRGVDLLVLPERVVVLRGAAGSIVALCDGERDVEAIVAELARRHPAAPVAAEVPVFLEQLRDEGWLR, from the coding sequence GTGACCGATCTCGTACGACTCGACTGGCGGCCCGTGCTCGCCCGCTCGGTGCTGCTCCGCCACGACCGGGTGCGCGGCGTCGACCTGCTCGTCCTGCCCGAGCGGGTGGTGGTCCTGCGCGGGGCCGCCGGGAGCATCGTGGCGCTGTGCGACGGGGAGCGCGACGTGGAGGCGATCGTCGCGGAGCTGGCGCGGCGCCACCCGGCGGCGCCGGTCGCCGCCGAAGTGCCGGTCTTCCTCGAACAGTTGCGGGACGAGGGGTGGCTGCGGTGA
- the pqqA gene encoding pyrroloquinoline quinone precursor peptide PqqA produces the protein MNSHDTQTSELPPGPADRTAWQTPEYTVVETSLEVTAYRLADR, from the coding sequence ATGAACAGCCACGACACGCAGACGTCGGAGCTTCCCCCGGGCCCGGCCGACCGCACGGCCTGGCAGACTCCCGAGTACACGGTCGTCGAGACCTCGCTCGAGGTCACCGCGTACCGCCTCGCCGACCGGTAA
- a CDS encoding aldo/keto reductase, with the protein MPQLGFGVWQVPDDEAERAVATALESGYRSIDTAAVYENETGTGKAIAASGVAREELFVTTKLWNSAQGHDATLRAFDASLDKLGLDYVDLYLIHWPMPDKDTYIDTYKAFEKIHAEGRAKSIGVSNFLPEHLERLIDATSVIPAVNQIELHPHLQQRAAREYHAEQGIATEAWSPLGQGKGLLEVPAIVAIAQKHGRTPAQVVLRWHLQLGNVVIPKSVTPSRIAENIAVFDFELDPEDMAAISALNEDRRLGPDPADFHVA; encoded by the coding sequence ATGCCCCAACTGGGCTTCGGCGTCTGGCAGGTGCCGGACGACGAGGCGGAGCGGGCGGTCGCGACGGCCCTGGAATCCGGGTACCGCAGCATCGACACGGCGGCCGTCTACGAGAACGAGACGGGCACCGGCAAGGCCATCGCGGCCTCGGGCGTCGCCCGCGAGGAGCTCTTCGTCACGACGAAGCTCTGGAACAGCGCGCAGGGCCACGACGCGACGCTCCGCGCGTTCGACGCGTCCCTGGACAAGCTCGGCCTCGACTACGTGGACCTGTATCTGATCCACTGGCCGATGCCGGACAAGGACACGTACATCGACACGTACAAGGCCTTCGAGAAGATCCACGCGGAGGGCCGCGCCAAGTCGATCGGCGTCTCCAACTTCCTGCCGGAGCACCTGGAGCGCCTCATCGACGCCACGTCGGTGATCCCGGCCGTGAACCAGATCGAGCTGCACCCGCACCTCCAGCAGCGCGCCGCCCGCGAGTACCACGCGGAGCAGGGCATCGCCACCGAGGCCTGGTCGCCGCTCGGCCAGGGCAAGGGCCTCCTGGAGGTCCCGGCGATCGTCGCGATCGCCCAGAAGCACGGCCGCACCCCGGCCCAGGTCGTCCTGCGCTGGCACCTCCAGCTGGGCAACGTGGTCATCCCCAAGTCGGTGACCCCGTCCCGCATCGCCGAGAACATCGCGGTGTTCGACTTCGAGCTCGACCCGGAGGACATGGCGGCGATCAGCGCCCTGAACGAGGACCGGCGGCTCGGCCCCGACCCGGCGGACTTCCACGTCGCCTGA
- a CDS encoding glycoside hydrolase family 88 protein has protein sequence MKRSALSVAACALALAGLVGTAPAAPAAAPRTRAADDWSVALVESTTARHTPTSIGGWSYPVGLYLYGQYRTYLRTGDARYLTYVKAYVDRFVDQDGNTAQKFSSLDSMQAGRLLVILHHETGEDRYRIAARRIRERLTSYPRTSDGGFWHADTASRAHQLWSDGVYMVTPFLVEYGAEFDDEAYTDREAVEQLNTYARHLQADNGLFQHAFDESRTAAWADKETGRAPEQWCRAVGWYAMAAVDVLDATPEDGPGREELLRTVRKLAAGIARAQDPATGRWFQVVDKGGREGNWTETSCSSMFTYALSRAAEKGYVSASYREAARRGYRGVLAKISRGADGLTRLTDISIGTNVGDYAFYVARPRQTNDFHGLGAFLLMNEQLRKQG, from the coding sequence ATGAAACGTTCCGCCCTGTCCGTGGCGGCGTGCGCCCTCGCCCTGGCGGGCCTGGTGGGGACCGCCCCCGCGGCCCCGGCCGCCGCCCCCCGGACGCGTGCCGCCGATGACTGGTCCGTGGCCCTCGTCGAGTCCACCACGGCCCGCCACACGCCGACGTCCATCGGCGGCTGGTCGTACCCCGTCGGGCTCTACCTCTACGGCCAGTACCGCACGTACCTGCGCACCGGCGACGCGCGCTATCTGACGTACGTGAAGGCGTACGTCGACCGGTTCGTCGACCAGGACGGGAACACCGCGCAGAAGTTCAGCAGCCTCGACAGCATGCAGGCGGGGCGGCTCCTGGTGATCCTGCACCACGAGACGGGCGAGGACCGCTACCGGATCGCCGCGCGCAGGATCCGGGAGCGTCTGACGTCCTATCCGCGCACGTCCGACGGCGGCTTCTGGCACGCCGACACCGCGAGCCGCGCCCACCAGCTCTGGTCGGACGGCGTCTACATGGTGACTCCGTTCCTCGTCGAGTACGGCGCGGAGTTCGACGACGAGGCGTACACCGACCGCGAGGCCGTCGAGCAGCTGAACACCTACGCCCGCCACCTCCAGGCGGACAACGGCCTGTTCCAGCACGCCTTCGACGAGTCGCGCACCGCCGCCTGGGCCGACAAGGAGACGGGGCGCGCCCCCGAGCAGTGGTGCCGGGCCGTCGGCTGGTACGCGATGGCCGCCGTCGACGTCCTCGACGCCACGCCCGAGGACGGGCCGGGCCGCGAGGAGCTCCTGCGCACCGTGCGGAAGCTCGCGGCGGGCATCGCGCGCGCCCAGGACCCGGCCACCGGCCGCTGGTTCCAGGTCGTCGACAAGGGCGGCCGGGAAGGGAACTGGACCGAGACGTCCTGCTCCAGCATGTTCACCTACGCCCTCTCGCGCGCCGCGGAGAAGGGCTACGTCTCCGCGTCGTACCGCGAGGCCGCCCGGCGCGGCTACCGGGGCGTCCTGGCGAAGATCTCGCGCGGCGCCGACGGTCTGACCCGTCTGACCGACATCTCCATCGGCACGAACGTCGGCGACTACGCCTTCTACGTCGCCCGGCCCCGCCAGACCAACGACTTCCACGGGCTCGGCGCCTTCCTGCTGATGAACGAGCAACTGCGGAAGCAGGGGTGA
- the pqqC gene encoding pyrroloquinoline-quinone synthase PqqC, translating to MDGTRPDGAVPDGTRPGEREPWTPDELTERLRSVSAERYHDHHPFNVRMHDGDLSPGELRRWIANRFHYQRHIPVKDALILAKFDDPAVRRGWLRRIRDHDGERPGDGGIERWLRLGEAAGLGRDELQDASRVLPGVRLAVEGYVNFCRLRPALDAVAASLTELSAPDLMRTRIAAFEKHYPWIDADGLAYFRGRVEQGGRDGQEALGLVRAWARTREQQERAVAALAFKCDVLWSLLDAVDRGPAGAPAKE from the coding sequence ATGGATGGAACGAGGCCGGACGGCGCGGTGCCCGACGGCACGCGGCCCGGTGAGCGGGAGCCGTGGACGCCCGACGAGCTCACCGAGCGGCTGCGGTCCGTCTCCGCCGAGCGCTACCACGACCACCACCCCTTCAACGTCCGGATGCACGACGGCGACCTCAGCCCCGGCGAGCTGCGCCGCTGGATCGCCAACCGCTTCCACTACCAGCGCCACATCCCCGTCAAGGACGCCCTGATCCTGGCCAAGTTCGACGACCCGGCCGTGCGCCGCGGCTGGCTGCGCCGGATCCGGGACCACGACGGCGAGCGCCCCGGCGACGGCGGCATCGAGCGCTGGCTGCGGCTCGGCGAGGCGGCGGGCCTCGGGCGCGACGAGCTTCAGGACGCGTCGCGGGTCCTGCCGGGGGTGCGGCTCGCCGTCGAGGGATACGTCAACTTCTGCCGTCTGCGGCCCGCCCTCGACGCCGTGGCCGCCTCGCTCACCGAGCTGTCCGCGCCGGACCTGATGCGCACCCGGATCGCCGCGTTCGAGAAGCACTACCCGTGGATCGACGCCGACGGGCTCGCCTACTTCCGCGGCCGGGTGGAACAGGGCGGCCGCGACGGACAGGAAGCGCTCGGCCTGGTCCGCGCGTGGGCACGCACCCGGGAACAGCAGGAGCGGGCCGTGGCCGCGCTCGCCTTCAAGTGCGACGTGCTGTGGTCGCTGCTCGACGCCGTCGACCGCGGCCCCGCCGGGGCCCCCGCGAAGGAGTGA